In the genome of Oncorhynchus mykiss isolate Arlee chromosome 18, USDA_OmykA_1.1, whole genome shotgun sequence, one region contains:
- the LOC118941103 gene encoding uncharacterized protein LOC118941103 isoform X2, whose translation MPKLTFIGLCFCFRLAQKVVSGDYLYHEVGGELVLKPDKSTVPDPITSILWKHGKNKVAEWDKDFGGLDIYGAFKNHTTLDNTTGELRISGLKKTDSGVYSVEFNSKLLDQTYTLSVIKAVPKPTITSSCNPDKTSCTLTCEGDTTDAEPVTYSWKEGEGAWEVIGKQLVVSKNYTEAVSKPTITYTCNSNKTSCILTCEGDATGAEPVTYSWKVGEGAWEVIGKQLIVSKSDTGKSTNSYKYICKLKNSVSGEVSEPVGEVFGPEPSEIGGGVVVGVVVTIVALVAVITVWLVWKKMKAKGSEGVQTE comes from the exons ATGCCCAAACTTACGTTCATTGGATTGTGCTTCTGCTTTCGTCTGGCGCAAAAGGTGGTTTCCGGAG ATTATCTTTATCATGAAGTGGGAGGTGAGCTCGTGTTGAAACCAGATAAGTCCACAGTGCCTGACCCCATCACAAGCATCCTATGGAAGCATGGGAAGAACAAGGTGGCAGAGTGGGACAAGGATTTTGGTGGTCTGGATATCTATGGTGCCTTCAAAAACCACACAACCCTGGACAATACTACTGGAGAGCTGAGAATCAGTGGATTGAAGAAAACAGACAGTGGAGTTTATTCTGTGGAGTTCAACAGCAAACTGCTTGACCAGACATATACACTGTCTGTTATCA AGGCAGTCCCCAAACCCACCATCACTTCTTCCTGTAACCCAGACAAAACctcctgcactctgacctgtgaGGGCGACACCACTGATGCTGAACCAGTCACCTACAgctggaaagagggagagggggcgtGGGAGGTCATAGGAAAACAGCTGGTTGTCTCTAAGAACTACACTG AGGCAGTTTCCAAACCCACAATCACTTATACCTGCAACTCCAACAAAACCTCCTGCATTCTAACCTGTGAAGGCGACGCCACTGGTGCTGAACCCGTCACCTACAGCTGGAAAGTGGGGGAGGGGGCGTGGGAGGTCATAGGAAAACAGCTGATTGTCTCTAAGAGCGACACTGGCAAATCAACCAACAGTTACAAGTACATCTGCAAGCTGAAGAACTCTGTTAGTGGGGAAGTCAGTGAGCCAGTTGGAGAGGTGTTTGGTCCAG AGCCTTCTGAAATTGGTGGTggggttgttgttggtgttgtcgTTACCATTGTAGCGCTTGTTGCCGTCATAACAG TTTGGTTGGTGTGGAAGAAAATGAAAG ctAAAGGCAGTGAAGGAGTCCAGACAGAATGA
- the LOC118941103 gene encoding pregnancy-specific beta-1-glycoprotein 2-like isoform X1 — translation MPKLTFIGLCFCFRLAQKVVSGDYLYHEVGGELVLKPDKSTVPDPITSILWKHGKNKVAEWDKDFGGLDIYGAFKNHTTLDNTTGELRISGLKKTDSGVYSVEFNSKLLDQTYTLSVIKAVPKPTITSSCNPDKTSCTLTCEGDTTDAEPVTYSWKEGEGAWEVIGKQLVVSKNYTGKSTNSYKYFCKMKNSVSGEVSEVFGPEAVSKPTITYTCNSNKTSCILTCEGDATGAEPVTYSWKVGEGAWEVIGKQLIVSKSDTGKSTNSYKYICKLKNSVSGEVSEPVGEVFGPEPSEIGGGVVVGVVVTIVALVAVITVWLVWKKMKAKGSEGVQTE, via the exons ATGCCCAAACTTACGTTCATTGGATTGTGCTTCTGCTTTCGTCTGGCGCAAAAGGTGGTTTCCGGAG ATTATCTTTATCATGAAGTGGGAGGTGAGCTCGTGTTGAAACCAGATAAGTCCACAGTGCCTGACCCCATCACAAGCATCCTATGGAAGCATGGGAAGAACAAGGTGGCAGAGTGGGACAAGGATTTTGGTGGTCTGGATATCTATGGTGCCTTCAAAAACCACACAACCCTGGACAATACTACTGGAGAGCTGAGAATCAGTGGATTGAAGAAAACAGACAGTGGAGTTTATTCTGTGGAGTTCAACAGCAAACTGCTTGACCAGACATATACACTGTCTGTTATCA AGGCAGTCCCCAAACCCACCATCACTTCTTCCTGTAACCCAGACAAAACctcctgcactctgacctgtgaGGGCGACACCACTGATGCTGAACCAGTCACCTACAgctggaaagagggagagggggcgtGGGAGGTCATAGGAAAACAGCTGGTTGTCTCTAAGAACTACACTGGTAAATCAACCAACAGTTACAAGTACTTCTGCAAGATGAAGAACTCCGTTAGTGGGGAAGTCAGTGAGGTGTTTGGTCCAG AGGCAGTTTCCAAACCCACAATCACTTATACCTGCAACTCCAACAAAACCTCCTGCATTCTAACCTGTGAAGGCGACGCCACTGGTGCTGAACCCGTCACCTACAGCTGGAAAGTGGGGGAGGGGGCGTGGGAGGTCATAGGAAAACAGCTGATTGTCTCTAAGAGCGACACTGGCAAATCAACCAACAGTTACAAGTACATCTGCAAGCTGAAGAACTCTGTTAGTGGGGAAGTCAGTGAGCCAGTTGGAGAGGTGTTTGGTCCAG AGCCTTCTGAAATTGGTGGTggggttgttgttggtgttgtcgTTACCATTGTAGCGCTTGTTGCCGTCATAACAG TTTGGTTGGTGTGGAAGAAAATGAAAG ctAAAGGCAGTGAAGGAGTCCAGACAGAATGA